In a single window of the Mustela nigripes isolate SB6536 chromosome 17, MUSNIG.SB6536, whole genome shotgun sequence genome:
- the IRGQ gene encoding immunity-related GTPase family Q protein translates to MPPPRGDVTALFLGPPGCGKSALIAAVCDGNVETIEIPEGRPDSGIPSLRAAGPGLFLGELSCPPAEPGPWAAEANVLVLVLPGPEGNGEPLAPALGEAARAALARGTPLLAVRNLRPGDSENEAQARDRTAALLNSTGLEAATLFVLPAECSSRDGCKELERLRVALRSQAEVLQRLLPPVQDGFEVLGAAELEAVREAFETGGLEAALSWVRAGLERLGSARLDLAVAGKTDVSLVLNMLLGLDPSDPEDEPVFTPPGPTPYPAPERPNVVLWNVPLGSAGTAAAPHPTHYDALILVTTGAPTEEDWAQVRPFLLPDAPLVCVRTDGEGEDPEYLEEEEKAEKAGSESLENAGGEGLKNAYSEGREKRGTGLQKGSGEESDKAEGGEGSEKGSESLTHVGGGGKKSGSGDSERAAALSPEDETWEVLEEAPPPVFPLRPGGLPGLCEWLRRALPPAQAGALLLALPPASPHGARLKAAALRAGAWRPALLASLAAAAAPVPGLGWACDVALLRGQLAEWRRALGLEPAALARRERALGLTPGELAERTRFPGPVTRAEVEARLGAWAGEGTAGGAALGALSFLWPAGGAAATGGLGYRAAHGVLLQALNEMQADAEAVLAPHGPAQ, encoded by the exons ATGCCGCCGCCACGGGGTGACGTGACCGCCTTGTTCCTCGGGCCTCCGGGCTGTGGCAAGTCCGCGCTGATCGCAGCGGTTTGCGACGGGAATGTGGAGACGATAGAGATTCCCGAGGGACGGCCGGACTCGGGGATCCCCAGCCTGCGAGCTGCGGGCCCTGGCCTCTTCCTGGGAGAGCTGAGCTGTCCGCCCGCGGAGCCAGGGCCCTGGGCGGCGGAGGCCAATGTGCTAGTATTGGTGCTGCCCGGCCCCGAGGGAAACGGGGAACCCTTGGCCCCAGCTCTGGGAGAGGCAGCGCGGGCCGCTCTGGCCCGAGGGACCCCGCTGCTGGCTGTACGGAACCTCCGTCCTGGAGATTCGGAAAATGAAGCCCAGGCTCGGGATCGGACAGCGGCCCTGCTGAACAGCACAGGGTTGGAGGCCGCAACTCTCTTCGTGCTGCCGGCTGAATGCAGCAGCAGAGATGGCTGCAAGGAATTGGAGCGCCTGCGGGTGGCGCTGCGGAGCCAGGCGGAGGTGCTGCAAAG GCTCCTTCCACCGGTTCAGGATGGCTTCGAGGTCCTAGGTGCGGCCGAGCTGGAGGCTGTGCGTGAGGCCTTTGAGACCGGTGGCCTGGAGGCGGCGCTGTCGTGGGTCCGCGCTGGCCTGGAGCGGCTGGGCAGCGCACGGCTGGACCTGGCTGTGGCGGGCAAGACTGATGTCAGCCTTGTGCTGAACATGCTGCTCGGGTTGGATCCCAGTGACCCAGAGGACGAGCCTGTTTTCACGCCCCCGGGGCCCACGCCCTACCCGGCCCCAGAGCGTCCCAACGTGGTGCTCTGGAACGTGCCTCTGGGCTCCGCGGGCACTGCTGCCGCCCCCCATCCGACCCACTACGATGCCCTCATCCTCGTCACCACGGGGGCCCCCACTGAGGAGGACTGGGCTCAGGTTCGGCCCTTCCTGCTGCCAGATGCGCCGCTGGTCTGCGTGCGAACAGATGGTGAGGGCGAGGATCCAGAGTacctggaggaagaggaaaaggcagagaaggcCGGCTCCGAGAGCTTGGAGAACGCAGGCGGAGAAGGGTTGAAGAATGCATAcagtgagggaagggagaaacGAGGCACTGGGTTGCAGAAAGGTAGCGGGGAAGAATCCGATAAAGCAGAAGGCGGGGAAGGCTCAGAGAAAGGCAGTGAGAGTTTGACCCATGTTGGCGGCGGCGGGAAGAAATCGGGCAGCGGGGACTCAGAGCGCGCGGCCGCACTGAGCCCAGAGGATGAAACGTGGGAGGTGCTGGAGGAGGCACCGCCGCCTGTGTTCCCCCTGCGGCCTGGGGGCCTCCCCGGGCTCTGCGAGTGGCTGCGGCGCGCGCTGCCCCCGGCCCAGGCGGGGGCGCTGCTGCTGGCGCTGCCCCCCGCGTCTCCCCACGGGGCTCGGCTGAAGGCTGCGGCCCTGCGGGCGGGGGCGTGGCGGCCGGCTCTGCTAGCTAgcctggcggcggcggcggcaccgGTCCCAGGGCTCGGCTGGGCTTGCGACGTGGCGCTGCTGCGGGGTCAGCTGGCGGAGTGGCGGCGGGCGCTGGGGCTGGAACCCGCGGCACTGGCTCGACGGGAGCGCGCGCTAGGTCTGACTCCCGGGGAGCTGGCAGAGCGGACGCGATTCCCGGGCCCGGTGACCCGCGCTGAGGTGGAGGCGCGGCTGGGCGCATGGGCCGGCGAGGGCACTGCGGGGGGCGCGGCGCTGGGCGCCTTGTCCTTCCTGTGGCCCGCGGGCGGTGCGGCGGCCACCGGCGGCCTGGGTTACCGCGCCGCGCACGGCGTCCTGCTGCAGGCCCTCAACGAGATGCAGGCCGATGCAGAGGCCGTGTTGGCACCCCATGGGCCAGCGCAGTGA
- the PINLYP gene encoding phospholipase A2 inhibitor and Ly6/PLAUR domain-containing protein yields the protein MRTPVKPVTFLLAFTLLCTLLGLGCPLSCEVCRGSGPTCSGKMKVCEAGQDACVVIVGESCTKGRHSLNTYKACMKYSDCYSGFVSTTMGPKDYMVSNTRCCQSDGCNQGSVPPPQNNRTENGLQCPACVAPFQETCPGTQSARCVGQETHCVYFAGNVQAGLINPKFATRGCATESACYAKAGAQVPSASYIYFLRRADCLPAPQPSGRVE from the exons ATGAGGACTCCCGTGAAACCCGTGACCTTCCTGCTGGCCTTTACACTGCTCTGCACCCTCCTGGGTCTGG GGTGCCCGCTGAGCTGTGAAGTGTGCAGGGGCTCCGGGCCCACTTGCAGCGGGAAAATGAAGGTCTGCGAGGCCGGCCAGGACGCATGCGTGGTCATCGTCGGGGAGTCGTGCACAA AGGGCCGCCACTCACTGAACACCTACAAGGCCTGCATGAAGTACAGTGACTGCTACTCGGGATTCGTGTCCACCACGATGGGCCCCAAGGACTACATGGTGTCCAACACCCGCTGCTGCCAGAGTGACGGCTGCAACCAGGGCTCAGTGCCCC CTCCCCAGAATAATCGGACGGAGAATGGCCTCCAGTGCCCAGCCTGTGTGGCGCCCTTTCAGGAGACATGTCCGGGAACCCAGTCAGCTCGCTGTGTTGGCCAGGAAACCCACTGTGTCTACTTCGCTGGCAACGTGCAGGCTG GTCTCATCAACCCCAAATTTGCCACTCGGGGCTGTGCTACCGAGAGTGCCTGCTATGCCAAAGCCGGGGCCCAGGTGCCTTCAGCCTCTTATATCTACTTCCTCCGCCGAGCCGACTGCCTTCCAGCACCCCAGCCTTCTGGCAGGGTGGAGTGA